Proteins encoded by one window of Chondromyces crocatus:
- a CDS encoding DUF4331 domain-containing protein has product MKKPAWWTRAAIAAVTAIGALALPDAAHAASHREAPAIARDPSADNTDLHAWVQGSNLVILASYVPFQPPAGGPNYHSFSDDVLYEIHLVRGPTSLEDAITYQVRFATTMPDYVDPAAGMPTPAGGNEFFAQISGAVQTYTLVKIENGVTTTLISNAPVAPPNIGPRTNAQVYQAPPSGYPAYSVSSTFLRSLPGNEGRVWVGPRDDGFYADLGHLYDLGGLCPLMVQPNPPCTARNHLGGYNVQTIALEIPLARANGGPVTQGPSNAQTVGIWASASRRKVRVLRANGTHDELGPWVQVSRVGLPLINDIVIGLQDKDRYNASHPRNDMANFGAYILNPVLVRNAEYAGLYGAGQPLAAYAAQLPELKTNRTDIIDVINLALPILGSHTISSVADVLRVDLGMQSIYPNGRPLIPGNTIEQTDVTDISLTLVLTGTVGLNIGDGVGANDRSFLNTFPYLAPPWEGANESHYR; this is encoded by the coding sequence ATGAAGAAGCCCGCCTGGTGGACCCGCGCCGCCATCGCCGCCGTCACCGCCATCGGCGCGCTGGCGCTCCCTGATGCAGCGCACGCAGCGTCGCACCGCGAGGCACCGGCCATCGCCAGGGACCCGTCGGCCGACAACACCGATCTGCACGCCTGGGTGCAGGGCAGCAACCTGGTGATCCTGGCGAGCTACGTGCCGTTCCAGCCACCCGCTGGCGGACCGAACTACCACTCGTTCTCGGACGACGTGCTCTACGAGATCCACCTCGTGCGCGGTCCGACCAGCCTGGAGGACGCGATCACCTACCAGGTCCGCTTCGCCACGACGATGCCGGACTACGTCGATCCAGCAGCCGGCATGCCCACGCCCGCTGGTGGCAACGAGTTCTTCGCGCAGATCAGCGGCGCGGTGCAGACGTACACGCTGGTGAAGATCGAGAACGGCGTCACGACCACGCTGATCAGCAACGCCCCGGTGGCGCCGCCGAACATCGGCCCGCGCACCAACGCGCAGGTGTACCAGGCGCCTCCTTCCGGCTACCCGGCGTACTCCGTCAGCTCGACCTTCCTGCGGTCCTTGCCGGGCAACGAGGGGCGGGTGTGGGTCGGCCCCCGCGACGACGGCTTCTACGCCGATCTCGGCCACCTCTACGATCTCGGCGGCCTGTGCCCGCTGATGGTGCAGCCCAACCCGCCTTGCACCGCGCGCAACCACCTCGGCGGCTACAACGTGCAGACCATCGCCCTGGAGATCCCACTCGCCCGCGCGAACGGCGGGCCGGTGACGCAAGGCCCGAGCAACGCCCAGACGGTGGGCATCTGGGCATCGGCCAGCCGGCGCAAGGTGCGCGTGCTGCGGGCGAACGGCACGCACGACGAGCTGGGCCCCTGGGTGCAGGTCTCGCGCGTGGGCCTGCCGCTGATCAACGACATCGTGATCGGCTTGCAGGACAAGGACCGCTACAACGCCTCGCACCCCCGCAACGACATGGCGAACTTCGGCGCCTACATCCTGAACCCGGTCCTCGTGCGCAACGCGGAGTACGCGGGCCTCTACGGTGCCGGTCAGCCCCTCGCCGCCTACGCCGCGCAGCTCCCCGAGCTGAAGACGAACCGCACCGACATCATCGACGTGATCAACCTGGCCCTGCCCATCCTGGGCTCCCACACGATCTCCTCCGTGGCCGACGTGCTGCGCGTGGACCTGGGGATGCAGTCCATCTACCCCAACGGTCGCCCGCTCATCCCGGGCAACACCATCGAGCAGACCGACGTGACCGACATCTCGTTGACGCTGGTGCTCACGGGCACCGTGGGCCTCAACATCGGCGACGGCGTCGGCGCGAACGATCGGTCGTTCCTGAACACGTTCCCGTACCTGGCGCCGCCCTGGGAAGGGGCGAACGAGAGCCACTACCGCTGA